In Lagopus muta isolate bLagMut1 chromosome 6, bLagMut1 primary, whole genome shotgun sequence, one DNA window encodes the following:
- the PPM1A gene encoding protein phosphatase 1A isoform X2: MGAFLDKPKMEKHNAQGQGNGLRYGLSSMQGWRVEMEDAHTAVIGLPNGLDGWSFFAVYDGHAGSQVAKYCCEHLLDHITSNQDFKGPDGPPSVESVKSGIRTGFLQIDEHMRVISEKKHGADRSGSTAVGVMISPQHTYFINCGDSRGLLCRNRKVHFFTQDHKPSNPLEKERIQNAGGSVMIQRVNGSLAVSRALGDFDYKCVHGKGPTEQLVSPEPEVYEIERSEEDDQFIILACDGIWDVMGNEELCDFVRSRLEVTDDLEKVCNEIVDTCLYKGSRDNMSVILICFPNAPKVSPEAVKREAELDKYLESRVEEIIKKQGEGVPDLVHVMRTLATESIPNLPPGGELASKRSVIEAVYNRLNPYRNDDTDSASTDDMW; encoded by the exons ATGGGAGCATTTCTAGACAAGCCAAAGATGGAGAAGCATAATGCCCAAGGGCAGGGGAATGGGCTTCGTTATGGTCTGAGTAGTATGCAAGGCTGGCGAGTCGAAATGGAGGACGCGCATACAGCTGTGATTGGTTTGCCAAATGGACTTGATGGATGGTCGTTTTTTGCTGTATACGATGGGCACGCTGGATCACAGGTTGCCAAGTACTGCTGTGAGCATTTATTAGATCACATCACAAGCAACCAGGATTTTAAAGGGCCAGATGGGCCACCATCTGTGGAAAGTGTAAAGAGTGGCATCAGAACAGGTTTTCTGCAAATTGATGAACACATGAGAGTCATCTCTGAGAAGAAACATGGTGCAGACAGAAGTGGGTCAACAGCTGTGGGTGTCATGATTTCTCCCCAGCATACATACTTCATCAACTGTGGAGACTCAAGAGGTTTACTTTGTAGAAACAGGAAGGTTCACTTCTTCACACAGGATCACAAACCAAGCAACCCACTGGAGAAAGAGCGTATACAGAATGCAGGCGGCTCTGTAATGATTCAGCGTGTGAATGGCTCTCTTGCTGTTTCAAGGGCACTTGGGGACTTTGATTACAAATGTGTCCATGGGAAAGGTCCCACAGAACAGCTAGTCTCACCAGAGCCTGAAGTTTATGAAATTGAGAGATCAGAAGAAGATGATCAGTTCATCATACTGGCTTGCGATGGTATCTGGGATGTTATGGGAAATGAAGAGCTGTGTGACTTTGTAAGATCCAGACTTGAAGTCACTGATGACCTTGAGAAAGTTTGCAATGAGATAGTTGACACCTGCTTGTACAAG ggAAGTCGAGACAACATGAGTGTGATACTGATCTGCTTTCCGAATGCCCCAAAGGTATCACCGGAGGCGGTGAAAAGAGAGGCAGAGTTGGACAAGTACCTGGAAAGCAGAGTAGAAG AGATCATAAAGAAGCAGGGTGAAGGAGTGCCAGACTTAGTCCACGTGATGCGTACGTTAGCAACTGAGAGCATCCCAAACCTCCCGCCAGGGGGTGAATTGGCAAGCAA ACGGAGTGTAATAGAAGCTGTTTATAACAGACTGAACCCCTACAGGAATGATGACACT gattCTGCCTCAACTGATGATATGTGGTAA
- the PPM1A gene encoding protein phosphatase 1A isoform X1, producing the protein MGAFLDKPKMEKHNAQGQGNGLRYGLSSMQGWRVEMEDAHTAVIGLPNGLDGWSFFAVYDGHAGSQVAKYCCEHLLDHITSNQDFKGPDGPPSVESVKSGIRTGFLQIDEHMRVISEKKHGADRSGSTAVGVMISPQHTYFINCGDSRGLLCRNRKVHFFTQDHKPSNPLEKERIQNAGGSVMIQRVNGSLAVSRALGDFDYKCVHGKGPTEQLVSPEPEVYEIERSEEDDQFIILACDGIWDVMGNEELCDFVRSRLEVTDDLEKVCNEIVDTCLYKGSRDNMSVILICFPNAPKVSPEAVKREAELDKYLESRVEEIIKKQGEGVPDLVHVMRTLATESIPNLPPGGELASKRSVIEAVYNRLNPYRNDDTSGLSRNCCNYGHSRL; encoded by the exons ATGGGAGCATTTCTAGACAAGCCAAAGATGGAGAAGCATAATGCCCAAGGGCAGGGGAATGGGCTTCGTTATGGTCTGAGTAGTATGCAAGGCTGGCGAGTCGAAATGGAGGACGCGCATACAGCTGTGATTGGTTTGCCAAATGGACTTGATGGATGGTCGTTTTTTGCTGTATACGATGGGCACGCTGGATCACAGGTTGCCAAGTACTGCTGTGAGCATTTATTAGATCACATCACAAGCAACCAGGATTTTAAAGGGCCAGATGGGCCACCATCTGTGGAAAGTGTAAAGAGTGGCATCAGAACAGGTTTTCTGCAAATTGATGAACACATGAGAGTCATCTCTGAGAAGAAACATGGTGCAGACAGAAGTGGGTCAACAGCTGTGGGTGTCATGATTTCTCCCCAGCATACATACTTCATCAACTGTGGAGACTCAAGAGGTTTACTTTGTAGAAACAGGAAGGTTCACTTCTTCACACAGGATCACAAACCAAGCAACCCACTGGAGAAAGAGCGTATACAGAATGCAGGCGGCTCTGTAATGATTCAGCGTGTGAATGGCTCTCTTGCTGTTTCAAGGGCACTTGGGGACTTTGATTACAAATGTGTCCATGGGAAAGGTCCCACAGAACAGCTAGTCTCACCAGAGCCTGAAGTTTATGAAATTGAGAGATCAGAAGAAGATGATCAGTTCATCATACTGGCTTGCGATGGTATCTGGGATGTTATGGGAAATGAAGAGCTGTGTGACTTTGTAAGATCCAGACTTGAAGTCACTGATGACCTTGAGAAAGTTTGCAATGAGATAGTTGACACCTGCTTGTACAAG ggAAGTCGAGACAACATGAGTGTGATACTGATCTGCTTTCCGAATGCCCCAAAGGTATCACCGGAGGCGGTGAAAAGAGAGGCAGAGTTGGACAAGTACCTGGAAAGCAGAGTAGAAG AGATCATAAAGAAGCAGGGTGAAGGAGTGCCAGACTTAGTCCACGTGATGCGTACGTTAGCAACTGAGAGCATCCCAAACCTCCCGCCAGGGGGTGAATTGGCAAGCAA ACGGAGTGTAATAGAAGCTGTTTATAACAGACTGAACCCCTACAGGAATGATGACACT tcTGGATTATCCAGAAACTGCTGTAACTATGGGCACTCCAGACTTTAA
- the PPM1A gene encoding protein phosphatase 1A isoform X3 has product MGAFLDKPKMEKHNAQGQGNGLRYGLSSMQGWRVEMEDAHTAVIGLPNGLDGWSFFAVYDGHAGSQVAKYCCEHLLDHITSNQDFKGPDGPPSVESVKSGIRTGFLQIDEHMRVISEKKHGADRSGSTAVGVMISPQHTYFINCGDSRGLLCRNRKVHFFTQDHKPSNPLEKERIQNAGGSVMIQRVNGSLAVSRALGDFDYKCVHGKGPTEQLVSPEPEVYEIERSEEDDQFIILACDGIWDVMGNEELCDFVRSRLEVTDDLEKVCNEIVDTCLYKGSRDNMSVILICFPNAPKVSPEAVKREAELDKYLESRVEDGV; this is encoded by the exons ATGGGAGCATTTCTAGACAAGCCAAAGATGGAGAAGCATAATGCCCAAGGGCAGGGGAATGGGCTTCGTTATGGTCTGAGTAGTATGCAAGGCTGGCGAGTCGAAATGGAGGACGCGCATACAGCTGTGATTGGTTTGCCAAATGGACTTGATGGATGGTCGTTTTTTGCTGTATACGATGGGCACGCTGGATCACAGGTTGCCAAGTACTGCTGTGAGCATTTATTAGATCACATCACAAGCAACCAGGATTTTAAAGGGCCAGATGGGCCACCATCTGTGGAAAGTGTAAAGAGTGGCATCAGAACAGGTTTTCTGCAAATTGATGAACACATGAGAGTCATCTCTGAGAAGAAACATGGTGCAGACAGAAGTGGGTCAACAGCTGTGGGTGTCATGATTTCTCCCCAGCATACATACTTCATCAACTGTGGAGACTCAAGAGGTTTACTTTGTAGAAACAGGAAGGTTCACTTCTTCACACAGGATCACAAACCAAGCAACCCACTGGAGAAAGAGCGTATACAGAATGCAGGCGGCTCTGTAATGATTCAGCGTGTGAATGGCTCTCTTGCTGTTTCAAGGGCACTTGGGGACTTTGATTACAAATGTGTCCATGGGAAAGGTCCCACAGAACAGCTAGTCTCACCAGAGCCTGAAGTTTATGAAATTGAGAGATCAGAAGAAGATGATCAGTTCATCATACTGGCTTGCGATGGTATCTGGGATGTTATGGGAAATGAAGAGCTGTGTGACTTTGTAAGATCCAGACTTGAAGTCACTGATGACCTTGAGAAAGTTTGCAATGAGATAGTTGACACCTGCTTGTACAAG ggAAGTCGAGACAACATGAGTGTGATACTGATCTGCTTTCCGAATGCCCCAAAGGTATCACCGGAGGCGGTGAAAAGAGAGGCAGAGTTGGACAAGTACCTGGAAAGCAGAGTAGAAG ACGGAGTGTAA